The sequence below is a genomic window from Chryseobacterium foetidum.
CGAAGACCGCGAAATTATAGCAATGATTGCCTATCTGCAAAGATTGGGAACAGACATCAAAACAACGCAGATGAAAACTGCAAGTGTAGAATAACGCAAAACTGTATTTAAAATGAAAACAAGAACCCCTATTTTTATACATATTCTCGTGACTGTTGGTTTAGCAGTAACAGCGTTTGAAATGTTCGCACAGGATTCATCCTATTTTTCTTCACCTTTTTTCTGGGGACTGATAATCATCGTGGTTATTCTTCTGCTCATCATGAATTCGATTGGTGATTTAATTGAAGATCAGAATTTTAAAAAATTATCAGACGAAGAAAAAGAGAATTATCTGAAAGAAAAAAACACTTCATATTTCCAAAAACTCTGGAATTCGGCTTTCAAAAAACAGTCTGCAACCGAAGAAAAAGACATCATTATCGACCATGGTTTCGACGGAATTACAGAACTGGACAACTCACTTCCCAAATGGTGGATCGGGCTCTTTTATTTCGGTATGGCGTTCTGCGCAATTTATTTGATTGCTTTTGCCTTCACAGATTATGCACATCCTGAAGCTGAATTAAATTCAGAAACAAAAAGAATGCTCGCCTCCATTGAAGAGTTTGAAAAAACTGCACCTCAGATCAATTTAGAATCGGCAAAATACAATGCAGATTACATAGCAGAAGGTCAGGAACTTTTCAAAACCAACTGTGTTTCCTGCCACGCCGACAACGGTAAAGGCGGAATCGGCCCGAATCTTACAGATAAGTACTGGATCAACATTCAGGAAAAAAGCCTTTTTAAAAATGTATTCTGGATGCTCGAGAATGGCTCGCCCAATAACCCAACAATGCGACCTTTCATCAAAGATGGAACCATCAGCGGACGTGATGCTGAGAAAATTGCTGCATACGTTTACCACATCAATCAGGAAAAAGCT
It includes:
- a CDS encoding cbb3-type cytochrome c oxidase N-terminal domain-containing protein → MKTRTPIFIHILVTVGLAVTAFEMFAQDSSYFSSPFFWGLIIIVVILLLIMNSIGDLIEDQNFKKLSDEEKENYLKEKNTSYFQKLWNSAFKKQSATEEKDIIIDHGFDGITELDNSLPKWWIGLFYFGMAFCAIYLIAFAFTDYAHPEAELNSETKRMLASIEEFEKTAPQINLESAKYNADYIAEGQELFKTNCVSCHADNGKGGIGPNLTDKYWINIQEKSLFKNVFWMLENGSPNNPTMRPFIKDGTISGRDAEKIAAYVYHINQEKAPITQKDGGAAPQGEVANWTVSND